In Musa acuminata AAA Group cultivar baxijiao chromosome BXJ3-11, Cavendish_Baxijiao_AAA, whole genome shotgun sequence, one DNA window encodes the following:
- the LOC135652997 gene encoding putative pectinesterase 10 → MKWSLLLFFVLLLFFFLVFSSTSKLSGAASILRTIVVDPNHKGDFTSIQEAIDSIPNNNTHWIKIHVAAGVYREKVNLSQSKRYVFLEGEGAHRTSIEWGDHSPDRRGHGGKATATFTSSASSFVAAGIAFKNTYDGSVNIRQALAAAISGDKSSFYNCSFIGFQDTLFDRKGRHYFKDCYIEGVMDFIFGNGQSIYEGCTISLIQSAMKPGFVTAQGRGSPKDPGGFVFKSCNVTGFQETYLGRAWGAYSRVIFYRTFMSGIIIPQGWYAWNAIGHEGNITYAESECVGPGSNHSRRVEWERKLSNIELRYFIHMTYIDREGWLNEQPKSSWSY, encoded by the exons ATGAAGTGGTCACTCCTCCTCTTCtttgtcctcctcctcttcttcttccttgtcttcTCGTCCACATCGAAGCTTAGCGGAGCAGCATCCATCTTGAGGACCATCGTCGTCGATCCTAACCACAAGGGAGACTTCACCAGCATTCAAGAGGCGATCGACTCCATCCCCAACAACAACACCCACTGGATAAAGATCCACGTCGCCGCAGGAGTCTACAG GGAGAAGGTGAACCTGTCTCAATCCAAGAGGTACGTCTTCCTCGAAGGAGAGGGCGCTCACCGGACGTCGATCGAGTGGGGCGACCACTCCCCCGACCGCCGTGGCCATGGCGGCAAAGCTACTGCCACGTTCACGTCGTCTGCTTCGAGCTTCGTTGCTGCAGGGATAGCATTCAAG AATACGTACGATGGGAGCGTGAACATAAGGCAAGCGTTGGCAGCGGCGATATCGGGAGATAAGTCTTCCTTCTACAACTGCAGCTTCATTGGGTTTCAAGACACGCTCTTCGATCGAAAGGGACGACACTACTTCAAGGATTGTTATATCGAAGGGGTGATGGACTTCATCTTCGGAAATGGCCAATCCATTTATGAG GGATGCACGATATCGTTGATTCAAAGTGCGATGAAGCCAGGTTTCGTGACAGCGCAAGGGAGAGGGAGCCCCAAAGACCCTGGTGGCTTCGTGTTCAAGTCATGCAATGTTACGGGGTTTCAAGAGACGTACTTGGGAAGAGCATGGGGAGCTTATTCGAGGGTGATATTTTACAGAACCTTCATGTCCGGCATCATCATTCCACAAGGGTGGTATGCTTGGAACGCCATTGGTCACGA GGGCAACATAACATATGCCGAATCGGAGTGCGTCGGACCGGGATCAAACCATTCGAGGCGAGTGGAGTGGGAGAGAAAGCTAAGTAACATAGAGCTAAGATATTTCATTCACATGACATACATTGATAGAGAAGGGTGGCTCAACGAACAACCGAAATCGAGTTGGTCTtattaa
- the LOC135653382 gene encoding calcium-binding protein CP1-like: MCPSGRYPRGAPSASAARILRPAFDVLDADRDGKISHDDLKAFFSSGFAAPLSDEDIGSMIYTADADRNGLVEFEEFERVLSGRGGGRSGGDVMAEAFRVMDRDGDGKVGFGDLKAYLEMAGLPAGDADVWGMIRMGGGGDAVSFDALLRILAVDYANGP; this comes from the coding sequence ATGTGCCCTTCCGGCCGCTACCCCCGCGGCGCTCCGTCCGCCTCTGCCGCCCGTATCCTCCGGCCGGCGTTCGACGTCCTCGACGCCGATCGTGACGGCAAGATCAGCCACGACGACCTCAAGGCCTTCTTCTCCTCCGGCTTCGCGGCGCCTCTCTCGGACGAGGACATCGGGTCCATGATCTATACCGCCGACGCCGACCGCAACGGGCTGGTGGAATTCGAGGAGTTCGAGCGGGTCCTCAGCGGCCGCGGCGGGGGGAGATCCGGAGGCGACGTCATGGCGGAGGCGTTCCGCGTGATGGATCGGGACGGGGACGGGAAGGTGGGGTTCGGGGACCTGAAGGCGTACCTGGAAATGGCGGGGCTGCCGGCCGGCGACGCGGATGTTTGGGGGATGATACGGATGGGCGGCGGCGGTGACGCGGTCAGCTTCGACGCCCTCCTCAGGATCCTGGCCGTCGACTACGCCAATGGCCCGTGA
- the LOC135653170 gene encoding protein SUPPRESSOR OF QUENCHING 1, chloroplastic-like isoform X2 — translation MALCSTALSVRPLSSPTRPPHFPKFPYLSLVPSALFRHRQRPAQTLAMAPLRRRSCTAARASASQQVEEGTVPVGEEGAEWGKVSAVLFDMDGVLCNSEELSRMAAVDVFADMGVSVTTDDFIPFMGTGEANFLGGVASVKEVKGFNPEAAKKRFFEIYLDKYAKPDSGIGFPGALELIMECKSRGLKVAVASSADRIKVDANLAAAGLPVSLFDAIVSADAFENLKPAPDIFLAASKNLNVPQSEMHCCYHYII, via the exons ATGGCGCTATGTTCGACGGCACTCTCTGTTCGACCTCTTTCTTCCCCAACCCGCCCTCCGCATTTCCCCAAATTCCCTTACCTATCCCTTGTCCCCTCCGCCCTATTTCGCCACCGTCAGCGACCGGCCCAAACCCTCGCCATGGCCCCTCTCCGCCGCCGTAGCTGCACCGCCGCTCGCGCTTCGGCGTCGCAGCAGGTAGAAGAAGGGACGGTCCCGGTGGGAGAGGAGGGCGCAGAGTGGGGCAAGGTCTCGGCCGTCCTCTTCGACATGGACGGAGTTCTTTGCAACAGCGAAGAGCTATCGAGGATGGCGGCCGTCGACGTCTTCGCCGATATGGGTGTCTCCGTCACCACCGACGACTTCATCCCGTTTATGGGGACTG GCGAGGCCAATTTTCTTGGAGGTGTTGCTTCAGTGAAGGAGGTGAAGGGTTTTAATCCGGAGGCTGCAAAGAagagattttttgaaatttacctTGATAAG TATGCAAAGCCCGACTCAGGCATTGGATTTCCCGGAGCTCTTGAGCTCATCATGGAG TGTAAAAGTCGGGGGCTTAAGGTTGCTGTTGCCTCTAGTGCTGACAGAATTAAGGTCGATGCAAATCTAGCAGCTGCTGGTCTTCCTGTTTCTCT GTTTGATGCGATTGTTTCTGCTGATGCATTTGAGAATCTAAAGCCTGCTCCAGATATATTCTTAGCAGCTTCAAAGAACCTGAATGTTCCTCAGTCCGAG ATGCATTGCTGTTACCACTACATTATCTGA
- the LOC135653170 gene encoding protein SUPPRESSOR OF QUENCHING 1, chloroplastic-like isoform X1 → MALCSTALSVRPLSSPTRPPHFPKFPYLSLVPSALFRHRQRPAQTLAMAPLRRRSCTAARASASQQVEEGTVPVGEEGAEWGKVSAVLFDMDGVLCNSEELSRMAAVDVFADMGVSVTTDDFIPFMGTGEANFLGGVASVKEVKGFNPEAAKKRFFEIYLDKYAKPDSGIGFPGALELIMECKSRGLKVAVASSADRIKVDANLAAAGLPVSLFDAIVSADAFENLKPAPDIFLAASKNLNVPQSECIVIEDALAGVQAAKAAQMRCIAVTTTLSEEMLQPASPSLIRKEIGSISIYDVLYGGHSIDK, encoded by the exons ATGGCGCTATGTTCGACGGCACTCTCTGTTCGACCTCTTTCTTCCCCAACCCGCCCTCCGCATTTCCCCAAATTCCCTTACCTATCCCTTGTCCCCTCCGCCCTATTTCGCCACCGTCAGCGACCGGCCCAAACCCTCGCCATGGCCCCTCTCCGCCGCCGTAGCTGCACCGCCGCTCGCGCTTCGGCGTCGCAGCAGGTAGAAGAAGGGACGGTCCCGGTGGGAGAGGAGGGCGCAGAGTGGGGCAAGGTCTCGGCCGTCCTCTTCGACATGGACGGAGTTCTTTGCAACAGCGAAGAGCTATCGAGGATGGCGGCCGTCGACGTCTTCGCCGATATGGGTGTCTCCGTCACCACCGACGACTTCATCCCGTTTATGGGGACTG GCGAGGCCAATTTTCTTGGAGGTGTTGCTTCAGTGAAGGAGGTGAAGGGTTTTAATCCGGAGGCTGCAAAGAagagattttttgaaatttacctTGATAAG TATGCAAAGCCCGACTCAGGCATTGGATTTCCCGGAGCTCTTGAGCTCATCATGGAG TGTAAAAGTCGGGGGCTTAAGGTTGCTGTTGCCTCTAGTGCTGACAGAATTAAGGTCGATGCAAATCTAGCAGCTGCTGGTCTTCCTGTTTCTCT GTTTGATGCGATTGTTTCTGCTGATGCATTTGAGAATCTAAAGCCTGCTCCAGATATATTCTTAGCAGCTTCAAAGAACCTGAATGTTCCTCAGTCCGAG TGTATTGTGATTGAAGATGCTCTTGCTGGAGTTCAAGCAGCAAAAGCTGCACAAATGAG ATGCATTGCTGTTACCACTACATTATCTGAAGAGATGCTGCAGCCAGCCAGTCCATCCCTTATCAGAAAGGAAATTGGGAGCATCTCAATTTATGATGTTCTATATGGTGGTCATTCTATTGACAAGTAG
- the LOC103971603 gene encoding transcription factor bHLH149-like isoform X1 — protein MKKSQKLLGELLNLFYTMMPMVPQASRRWVVGFEMAISNAEGDPATGNEGGGERKRKRRADPPVAKWRTEGEQKTYSSKLIEAIRRVRRSSAAAATDHSRSRAVRAAADRALAVAGRGRTHWSRAILSGRKLKLWVRARACRRKPLGSITAASASHTTPKSKPPTLERKARVLGRLVPGCRKLPLLTLLEEASDYIAALEMQVRAMSAIAEILSAAGAATAEPM, from the exons ATGAAGAAAAGCCAAAAACTACTGGGGGAGTTACTGAACCTTTTTTATACTATGATGCCAATGGTTCCTCAG GCGAGTCGGAGGTGGGTTGTGGGGTTTGAGATGGCGATCTCGAACGCGGAGGGGGATCCCGCTACCGGTAACGAAGGAGGAGGGGAGAGGAAGCGGAAGCGCCGGGCAGACCCGCCGGTGGCCAAGTGGAGGACGGAGGGCGAGCAGAAGACCTACTCATCCAAGCTCATCGAGGCCATCCGCCGCGTCCGCCGATCCTCCGCGGCGGCAGCGACGGACCACTCGCGGAGCCGAGCCGTCCGGGCGGCGGCGGACCGAGCGCTGGCGGTGGCTGGACGTGGCCGGACACACTGGAGCCGTGCGATCCTCTCCGGCCGGAAGCTCAAGCTCTGGGTCCGGGCGCGGGCCTGCCGGCGGAAGCCCCTCGGCAGCATaaccgccgcctccgcctcccaCACGACACCGAAGAGCAAGCCACCGACCCTGGAGAGGAAGGCGAGGGTTCTGGGCCGGCTGGTCCCGGGCTGCCGGAAGCTGCCTTTGCTGACTCTCCTGGAGGAGGCATCCGACTACATCGCGGCGCTCGAGATGCAGGTGCGGGCCATGAGCGCCATCGCCGAGATCCTCTCCGCCGCCGGTGCGGCGACAGCGGAGCCTATGTGA
- the LOC103971603 gene encoding transcription factor bHLH149-like isoform X2, translated as MAISNAEGDPATGNEGGGERKRKRRADPPVAKWRTEGEQKTYSSKLIEAIRRVRRSSAAAATDHSRSRAVRAAADRALAVAGRGRTHWSRAILSGRKLKLWVRARACRRKPLGSITAASASHTTPKSKPPTLERKARVLGRLVPGCRKLPLLTLLEEASDYIAALEMQVRAMSAIAEILSAAGAATAEPM; from the coding sequence ATGGCGATCTCGAACGCGGAGGGGGATCCCGCTACCGGTAACGAAGGAGGAGGGGAGAGGAAGCGGAAGCGCCGGGCAGACCCGCCGGTGGCCAAGTGGAGGACGGAGGGCGAGCAGAAGACCTACTCATCCAAGCTCATCGAGGCCATCCGCCGCGTCCGCCGATCCTCCGCGGCGGCAGCGACGGACCACTCGCGGAGCCGAGCCGTCCGGGCGGCGGCGGACCGAGCGCTGGCGGTGGCTGGACGTGGCCGGACACACTGGAGCCGTGCGATCCTCTCCGGCCGGAAGCTCAAGCTCTGGGTCCGGGCGCGGGCCTGCCGGCGGAAGCCCCTCGGCAGCATaaccgccgcctccgcctcccaCACGACACCGAAGAGCAAGCCACCGACCCTGGAGAGGAAGGCGAGGGTTCTGGGCCGGCTGGTCCCGGGCTGCCGGAAGCTGCCTTTGCTGACTCTCCTGGAGGAGGCATCCGACTACATCGCGGCGCTCGAGATGCAGGTGCGGGCCATGAGCGCCATCGCCGAGATCCTCTCCGCCGCCGGTGCGGCGACAGCGGAGCCTATGTGA